Proteins encoded within one genomic window of Flavobacterium sp. NG2:
- a CDS encoding tryptophan 2,3-dioxygenase family protein: protein MNINESTSDILKNIELKYDAIDLKTDTQLEGLLWSKPITYWDYMQTDALLNLQIQRTVLPDEMVFILYHQVNELTFKMILWEIDQIASTQDIQATFFAERLTRISRYFDMLTTSFNIMENGMEIDQYMKFRNTLTPASGFQSAQYRLIEFATTDLVNLVDYRYRKTIDAATSIEEVFEKLYWQAAGKDHKTGKKSYTLEAFEKKYKATFMTFMEEHKSCNIWRKFKELSDEDQKSTELVEAMRQLDYTINITWVMQHLRVAIKYIDQSGQGNGEATGGSDWRKYMHPQYQKRIFFPELWSDEELDNWGKEK, encoded by the coding sequence ATGAACATTAATGAGAGTACGAGCGATATTTTAAAGAATATTGAATTAAAATATGATGCTATTGATTTAAAAACGGATACACAACTCGAGGGACTGCTTTGGTCAAAACCAATTACCTATTGGGATTATATGCAAACAGATGCTTTGCTGAATTTGCAAATTCAAAGAACTGTATTGCCTGATGAAATGGTTTTTATTCTTTATCATCAAGTAAATGAGTTAACCTTTAAGATGATTCTTTGGGAGATTGATCAAATCGCGAGTACACAGGATATTCAAGCCACATTTTTTGCCGAAAGATTGACAAGGATTAGTCGTTATTTTGATATGTTAACCACTTCGTTTAACATTATGGAAAACGGAATGGAAATCGATCAATACATGAAATTTCGAAACACACTTACTCCAGCCAGTGGATTCCAAAGTGCACAATACCGATTAATAGAATTTGCTACTACAGATTTAGTAAATTTAGTAGATTATAGATACAGAAAAACTATCGATGCGGCTACCTCAATTGAAGAGGTTTTCGAAAAACTATATTGGCAAGCGGCTGGTAAAGATCATAAAACAGGAAAGAAATCATATACTTTAGAAGCGTTTGAGAAAAAGTATAAGGCTACTTTTATGACTTTTATGGAAGAACATAAAAGCTGTAATATTTGGCGAAAATTCAAAGAGCTTTCAGACGAAGACCAAAAATCAACTGAGTTAGTAGAAGCCATGAGACAATTGGATTACACTATTAATATCACTTGGGTAATGCAGCATTTGCGAGTGGCTATAAAATACATTGATCAAAGTGGTCAAGGCAACGGTGAGGCTACTGGTGGAAGTGATTGGAGAAAATACATGCATCCTCAATACCAAAAAAGAATATTTTTCCCAGAATTATGGTCTGATGAAGAATTAGATAATTGGGGAAAAGAGAAATAA
- a CDS encoding DUF3108 domain-containing protein produces the protein MKKFVLFLILIPLFSFDKRNDDAFGPGEWFKFRIHYGFVNAGYATLEVKEAVIDSKKVFHVIGKGYTTGMSRFFFKVDDLYESYIDKETGSPYQFVRKIDEGGYTKNQEGFFNQSANKITVKDYKNRSEKTFVIPDKTQDILSSFYYLRNHPSIDKMKIGESISIDMFFDDETTKFKLKYIGREDITTKFGVVPSMIFRPLVQSGRVFKEQESLTVWISDDDNRLPVRIKASLAVGSIKADLDAFKGLSNPFKIKM, from the coding sequence ATGAAAAAGTTCGTACTCTTCTTAATATTGATTCCCCTTTTTAGTTTTGACAAGCGTAATGATGATGCATTTGGTCCAGGTGAGTGGTTTAAATTCCGTATTCACTATGGTTTTGTCAATGCGGGTTATGCTACCCTAGAAGTTAAAGAAGCTGTCATTGATAGTAAAAAAGTTTTTCATGTTATAGGAAAGGGGTATACTACAGGAATGTCTCGATTTTTTTTCAAAGTAGATGATTTGTATGAAAGTTACATTGATAAAGAAACAGGAAGCCCCTATCAATTTGTGAGAAAAATTGACGAAGGAGGCTATACCAAAAACCAAGAAGGTTTTTTTAATCAGTCTGCCAATAAGATTACAGTTAAAGATTATAAAAACAGAAGTGAAAAAACCTTTGTGATTCCTGATAAAACACAGGATATCTTATCTTCTTTTTATTATTTAAGAAATCACCCGAGCATAGATAAAATGAAAATCGGGGAATCTATCTCTATTGATATGTTTTTTGACGATGAAACCACAAAATTTAAGTTAAAGTATATAGGTCGTGAAGATATTACCACTAAATTTGGCGTCGTTCCTTCAATGATATTTAGACCATTAGTGCAATCGGGTCGTGTTTTTAAGGAACAAGAGAGTTTAACCGTCTGGATTTCAGATGATGACAATAGATTGCCTGTTCGAATAAAAGCAAGTTTAGCAGTGGGGTCAATAAAAGCAGATTTGGATGCGTTTAAAGGACTGAGCAATCCATTTAAAATAAAAATGTAA